A window of Vigna unguiculata cultivar IT97K-499-35 chromosome 4, ASM411807v1, whole genome shotgun sequence contains these coding sequences:
- the LOC114182668 gene encoding uncharacterized protein LOC114182668, with amino-acid sequence MMMMSHCVFPVDPPSTASPCFHSKVGKQWSQRFALSVRPMHPKRVSSGCRARATLGDADKSIGIPHQWYNVIADLPIKPPPPLHPQTFEPIKPDDLSPLFPDELIRQEITSDRFIDIPDEVLDVYKLWRPTPLIRAKRLEKLLDTPARIYYKYEGVSPAGSHKPNSAVPQAWYNLQEGVKNVVTETGAGQWGSALAFACSIFGLGCEVWQVRASYDSKPYRRLMMQTWGAKVHPSPSMITEAGQRMLQEDPSSPGSLGIAISEAVEVAAKNADTKYCLGSVLNHVLLHQSVIGEECIKQMEAIGETPDVIIGCTGGGSNFAGLSFPFLREKLNKKINPVIRAVEPSACPSLTKGVYAYDYGDTAGFTPLMKMHTLGHDFVPDPIHAGGLRYHGMAPLISHVFDLGLMEAISIPQTECFQGAIQFARSEGLIPAPEPTHAIAATIREAIRCRESGEAKVILTAMCGHGHFDLPAYEKYLQGNMVDLSFSEDKVKASLAKIPQVIP; translated from the exons atgatgatgatgtcTCACTGTGTTTTCCCGGTTGATCCACCTTCTACTGCTTCCCCATGCTTCCACTCTAAAG TTGGAAAACAATGGTCTCAAAGATTTGCCTTGAGTGTAAGGCCAATGCACCCTAAGAGGGTTTCAAGCGGGTGCAGAGCGAGAGCAACTTTGGGTGATGCTGATAAATCAATAGGAATTCCCCACCAATGGTACAATGTAATTGCTGATCTTCCAATAAAACCACCTCCACCGTTGCATCCTCAGACTTTTGAACCGATCAAACCAGATGACTTGTCACCCCTTTTTCCTGATGAGTTAATCAGACAAGAGATCACCAGTGACAGATTCATAGACATACCAGATGAAGTTCTTGATGTTTACAAGCTTTGGCGCCCAACCCCTCTCATTAG AGCCAAGAGGCTGGAAAAGCTTCTTGATACGCCTGCTAGGATTTACTATAAGTATGAAGGAGTAAGCCCAGCGGGATCACACAAACCGAACTCTGCTGTGCCACAAGCCTGGTATAATTTACAAGAAGGTGTGAAGAATGTTGTCACAGAAACTGGTGCTGGACAGTGGGGAAGTGCATTGGCTTTTGCTTGCAGCATATTTGGCCTTGGCTGTGAG GTGTGGCAAGTACGTGCTTCTTATGATTCAAAACCTTATCGGAGGTTGATGATGCAAACATGGGGTGCAAAAGTACATCCATCTCCATCTATGATCACTGAGGCTGGTCAGAGAATGCTTCAAGAGGATCCATCAAGCCCAGGGAGTTTAGGCATAGCCATATCAGAAGCTGTGGAGGTTGCTGCTAAAAATGCTGATACCAAGTACTGCTTGGGGAGTGTACTGAACCATGTTTTGCTTCACCAGAGTGTTATAGGGGAAGAGTGCATCAAACAAATGGAAGCTATTGGTGAAACACCTGATGTCATTATAGGATGCACTGGTGGTGGCTCCAACTTTGCAGGGCTAAGTTTTCCATTCCTTAGAGAGAAGCTCAATAAGAAAATCAATCCTGTTATTAGAGCAGTTGAACCTTCAGCATGTCCTTCCTTAACAAAAGGGGTGTATGCATATGATTATGGTGATACAGCAGGGTTTACTCCATTGATGAAAATGCACACACTTGGACATGACTTTGTTCCGGATCCAATTCACGCTG gGGGTTTGCGTTACCATGGTATGGCACCATTGATCTCACATGTTTTTGACTTGGGTTTAATGGAAGCAATTTCAATTCCACAAACAGAATGTTTTCAAG GTGCTATACAGTTTGCTAGGTCTGAAGGGTTGATACCAGCTCCTGAACCAACTCATGCCATAGCTGCAACCATTAGGGAAGCTATTCGTTGCAGAGAGAGTGGGGAGGCCAAGGTTATTTTGACAGCAATGTGTGGACATGGCCATTTTGACCTACCAGCTTATGAAAAGTATTTGCAAGGTAACATGGTTGATCTTTCATTCTCAGAGGACAAGGTTAAAGCTTCACTGGCCAAAATTCCTCAAGTCATTCCTTGA